The Eleginops maclovinus isolate JMC-PN-2008 ecotype Puerto Natales chromosome 3, JC_Emac_rtc_rv5, whole genome shotgun sequence genome includes a region encoding these proteins:
- the LOC134861352 gene encoding meprin A subunit beta-like isoform X41 — protein sequence MKGYIFLVVTLIVLLSFSQKTVGTEIVDIGESKSIEEANKGFWEDDILKPPPNTQRSAITDGDKLWTSPVPYVLDKDLEMNAKGLVLKAFDQFRLKSCFDFKPRDSEEYYISVKKLSGCFSYIGKVISNGQNLSIGANCDSIAVVEHEFLHALGFYHEQSRYDRDDYVTIVSENIQEGREHNFDKESNETTTTQGVPYDYWSVMHYGKDAFTNGNGSTIITKDPKFQDVIGQRLEVSPKDVLELNLLYKCNSTIAFQMQCSFSDETMCEMTSCSQSGLAWEMVTKVTGGPMSDHTNLPSGSGEQGEDAGYFMHVSTASGQEGDSAWLETHRMSLNREHHVQCLQFYYYHSGNMSDHLNIWIREFQDELDLKGTLRLMGQITGGPTKHWKLHHVSLNATEHFTVEFEARKGAGSSAGGFSIDDINLSEIECPHVTIQLDDFEPLLNSSRIGTFIYSPRQYSSGGYAYRVAVALNNSHFGLFVQLVSGENDERLEWPCTERQVTFKMLDQNSNTQLQMSKQLSITTDRRILTDGNYLWGNPRQFGSSYVDDTGETIFTGTLFGRSSFANENELKTREFLKGGSVIFTFSFQDITPLVNGSALPSPEVVPAEIKYPPKDLNRGSCASSTSTPKPHQTTNESSFITHDPMMETTDYSNSTSDPQMTTDYNTTTLPPPKTTNESSFITHDPMMETTDYSNTTDNAPRTTNDSFTTLPTPKTTNESSFITHDPMMETTDYSNTTDNAPRTTNDSFTTLPTPKTTNESSFITHDPMMETTDYSNTTDNAPRTTNDSTTTLPTPKTTNESSNSTSDPQMTTDYNTTTLPPPKTTNESSFITHDPMMETTDYSNTTDNAPRTTNDSTTTLPTPKTTNESSNSTSDPQMTTDYNFTTLPTPKTTNESSFITHDPPETTDYSTTTSDPQMTTDYSTTPLRANKNHG from the exons ATGAAAGGCTACATTTTCCTTGTTGTGACCTTGATAGTTTTATTATCATTCTCACAAAAAACG GTCGGAACAGAGATAGTGG ATATCGGTGAAAGCAAGAGCATTGAAGAGGCAAACAAGG GTTTTTGGGAGGATGATATCCTGaag CCAccaccaaacacacagaggagtgCCATTACTGATGGGGACAAACTGTGGACATCCCCAGTCCCATATGTTTTGGACAAAGACCTTG AGATGAATGCTAAAGGACTCGTCCTGAAAGCCTTTGACCAGTTCAGGTTGAAGTCATGTTTTGACTTCAAACCAAGGGACTCAGAGGAGTATTACATCTCGGTCAAAAAGTTAAGCGG ATGTTTTTCATATATCGGGAAAGTAATATCCAACGGACAGAACCTCTCCATCGGGGCTAACTGTGATTCAATAGCAGTTGTTGAACATGAGTTCCTCCATGCTTTAGGCTTCTACCATGAACAGTCCAGATATGACCGAGATGATTATGTGACCATTGTTTCTGAGAACATCCAGGAAG GCCGTGAGCATAATTTTGACAAAGAAAGCAATGAAACCACCACCACCCAGGGAGTCCCGTACGACTACTGGTCAGTGATGCACTACGGAAAAGATGCGTTCACTAATGGCAACGGGTCAACTATTATAACCAAAGACCCAAAGTTCCAGGATGTGATTGGTCAGAGACTGGAAGTGAGTCCCAAAGATGTTCTGGAGCTGAACCTCCTCTACAAATGCA ATTCAACCATTGCTTTTCAGATGCAGTGCAGCTTCTCTGATGAGACCATGTGTGAAATGACTAGCTGTTCACAGAGTGGGCTTGCCTGGGAAATGGTAACAAAGGTTACAGGGGGTCCTATGTCTGACCACACCAATCTACCCAGTGGCAGTGGTGAACAAG GTGAAGATGCGGGTTACTTCATGCATGTTAGCACGGCATCAGGTCAGGAGGGAGACTCAGCCTGGCTGGAGACCCACAGGATGAGTCTCAATAGGGAGCATCATGTCCAGTGTCTCCAGTTCTACTATTACCACAGTGGGAACATGTCAGACCACCTCAACATCTGGATCAGAGAGTTTCAGGATGAATTGGACCTCAAGGGAACCCTACGTCTCATGGGACAGATCACTG GTGGACCAACAAAACACTGGAAGCTCCATCATGTTTCCTTGAATGCCACCGAGCACTTCACGGTGGAGTTTGAGGCTCGTAAAGGAGCAGGAAGTTCTGCAGGCGGCTTCTCAATCGATGACATCAATCTGTCAGAGATCGAATGTCCACATGTTACTATTCAGCTTGATGACTTTGAGCCACTTTTGAACTCTAGTAGAATCGGCACCTTTATTTACAGCCCTCGGCAATACTCCAGCGGGGGCTATGCTTATAGGGTTGCGGTTGCACTGAATAATTCACATTTCGGATTGTTTGTGCAACTCGTGTCTGGTGAAAATGATGAACGGTTGGAGTGGCCTTGCACAGAAAGGCAGGTGACCTTCAAAATGCTGGATCAGAATTCCAACACCCAGCTGCAGATGTCCAAGCAATTAAGTATCACCACTGACCGACGGATTTTGACTGATG GCAACTATCTGTGGGGCAATCCTCGTCAGTTTGGATCTTCATACGTAGATGATACTGGTGAAACTATCTTTACCGGAACTCTGTTTGGCAGATCCTCTTTTGccaatgaaaatgaattaaaaaccaGAGAGTTCCTCAAGGGAGGAAGTGTCATTTTCACCTTTAGCTTCCAAG ATATCACTCCGCTAGTCAATGGAAGTGCACTACCAAGTCCTGAAGTGGTACCAGCAGAGATTAAATATCCTCCGAAAGATCTGAACAGAGGCTCTTGCGCATCAAG CACCAGCACTCCTAAACCTCACCAAACCACGAATGAGAGCAg CTTCATCACCCATGATCCCATGATGGAGACCACAGATTACAG CAACAGCACCAGTGATCCCCAGATGACAACAGATTACAA CACCACCACTCTTCCACCCCCAAAAACCACCAATGAGAGCAg CTTCATCACCCATGATCCCATGATGGAGACCACAGATTACAG CAATACCACCGATAATGCTCCCAGAACCACAAATGACAG CTTCACCACTCTTCCGACCCCAAAAACCACCAATGAGAGCAg CTTCATCACCCATGATCCCATGATGGAGACCACAGATTACAG CAATACCACCGATAATGCTCCCAGAACCACAAATGACAG CTTCACCACTCTTCCGACCCCAAAAACCACCAATGAGAGCAg CTTCATCACCCATGATCCCATGATGGAGACCACAGATTACAG CAATACCACCGATAATGCTCCCAGAACCACAAATGACAG CACCACCACTCTTCCGACCCCAAAAACCACCAATGAGAGCAg CAACAGCACCAGTGATCCCCAGATGACAACAGATTACAA CACCACCACTCTTCCACCCCCAAAAACCACCAATGAGAGCAg CTTCATCACCCATGATCCCATGATGGAGACCACAGATTACAG CAATACCACCGATAATGCTCCCAGAACCACAAATGACAG CACCACCACTCTTCCGACCCCAAAAACCACCAATGAGAGCAg CAACAGCACCAGTGATCCCCAGATGACAACAGATTACAA CTTCACCACTCTTCCGACCCCAAAAACCACCAATGAGAGCAg CTTCATCACCCATGATCCCCCGGAGACCACAGATTACAG CACCACCACCAGTGATCCCCAGATGACAACAGATTACAG CACTACCCCCCTTCGAGCCAACAAGAACCACGGATGA
- the LOC134861352 gene encoding meprin A subunit beta-like isoform X11 translates to MKGYIFLVVTLIVLLSFSQKTVGTEIVDIGESKSIEEANKGFWEDDILKPPPNTQRSAITDGDKLWTSPVPYVLDKDLEMNAKGLVLKAFDQFRLKSCFDFKPRDSEEYYISVKKLSGCFSYIGKVISNGQNLSIGANCDSIAVVEHEFLHALGFYHEQSRYDRDDYVTIVSENIQEGREHNFDKESNETTTTQGVPYDYWSVMHYGKDAFTNGNGSTIITKDPKFQDVIGQRLEVSPKDVLELNLLYKCNSTIAFQMQCSFSDETMCEMTSCSQSGLAWEMVTKVTGGPMSDHTNLPSGSGEQGEDAGYFMHVSTASGQEGDSAWLETHRMSLNREHHVQCLQFYYYHSGNMSDHLNIWIREFQDELDLKGTLRLMGQITGGPTKHWKLHHVSLNATEHFTVEFEARKGAGSSAGGFSIDDINLSEIECPHVTIQLDDFEPLLNSSRIGTFIYSPRQYSSGGYAYRVAVALNNSHFGLFVQLVSGENDERLEWPCTERQVTFKMLDQNSNTQLQMSKQLSITTDRRILTDGNYLWGNPRQFGSSYVDDTGETIFTGTLFGRSSFANENELKTREFLKGGSVIFTFSFQDITPLVNGSALPSPEVVPAEIKYPPKDLNRGSCASSTSTPKPHQTTNESSFITHDPMMETTDYSNSTSDPQMTTDYNTTTLPPPKTTNESSFITHDPMMETTDYSNTTDNAPRTTNDSFTTLPTPKTTNESSFITHDPMMETTDYSNTTDNAPRTTNDSFTTLPTPKTTNESSNSTSDPQMTTDYNFTTLPPPKTTNESSFITHDPMMETTDYSNSTSDPQMTTDYNTTTLPPPKTTNESSFITHDPLMETTDYSNSTSDPQMTTDYNTTTLPPPKTTNESSFITHDPMMETTDYSNTTDNAPRTTNDSTTTLPTPKTTNESSNSTSDPQMTTDYNTTTLPPPKTTNESSFITHDPMMETTDYSNTTDNAPRTTNDSTTTLPTPKTTNESSNSTSDPQMTTDYNFTTLPTPKTTNESSFITHDPPETTDYSTTTSDPQMTTDYSTTPLRANKNHG, encoded by the exons ATGAAAGGCTACATTTTCCTTGTTGTGACCTTGATAGTTTTATTATCATTCTCACAAAAAACG GTCGGAACAGAGATAGTGG ATATCGGTGAAAGCAAGAGCATTGAAGAGGCAAACAAGG GTTTTTGGGAGGATGATATCCTGaag CCAccaccaaacacacagaggagtgCCATTACTGATGGGGACAAACTGTGGACATCCCCAGTCCCATATGTTTTGGACAAAGACCTTG AGATGAATGCTAAAGGACTCGTCCTGAAAGCCTTTGACCAGTTCAGGTTGAAGTCATGTTTTGACTTCAAACCAAGGGACTCAGAGGAGTATTACATCTCGGTCAAAAAGTTAAGCGG ATGTTTTTCATATATCGGGAAAGTAATATCCAACGGACAGAACCTCTCCATCGGGGCTAACTGTGATTCAATAGCAGTTGTTGAACATGAGTTCCTCCATGCTTTAGGCTTCTACCATGAACAGTCCAGATATGACCGAGATGATTATGTGACCATTGTTTCTGAGAACATCCAGGAAG GCCGTGAGCATAATTTTGACAAAGAAAGCAATGAAACCACCACCACCCAGGGAGTCCCGTACGACTACTGGTCAGTGATGCACTACGGAAAAGATGCGTTCACTAATGGCAACGGGTCAACTATTATAACCAAAGACCCAAAGTTCCAGGATGTGATTGGTCAGAGACTGGAAGTGAGTCCCAAAGATGTTCTGGAGCTGAACCTCCTCTACAAATGCA ATTCAACCATTGCTTTTCAGATGCAGTGCAGCTTCTCTGATGAGACCATGTGTGAAATGACTAGCTGTTCACAGAGTGGGCTTGCCTGGGAAATGGTAACAAAGGTTACAGGGGGTCCTATGTCTGACCACACCAATCTACCCAGTGGCAGTGGTGAACAAG GTGAAGATGCGGGTTACTTCATGCATGTTAGCACGGCATCAGGTCAGGAGGGAGACTCAGCCTGGCTGGAGACCCACAGGATGAGTCTCAATAGGGAGCATCATGTCCAGTGTCTCCAGTTCTACTATTACCACAGTGGGAACATGTCAGACCACCTCAACATCTGGATCAGAGAGTTTCAGGATGAATTGGACCTCAAGGGAACCCTACGTCTCATGGGACAGATCACTG GTGGACCAACAAAACACTGGAAGCTCCATCATGTTTCCTTGAATGCCACCGAGCACTTCACGGTGGAGTTTGAGGCTCGTAAAGGAGCAGGAAGTTCTGCAGGCGGCTTCTCAATCGATGACATCAATCTGTCAGAGATCGAATGTCCACATGTTACTATTCAGCTTGATGACTTTGAGCCACTTTTGAACTCTAGTAGAATCGGCACCTTTATTTACAGCCCTCGGCAATACTCCAGCGGGGGCTATGCTTATAGGGTTGCGGTTGCACTGAATAATTCACATTTCGGATTGTTTGTGCAACTCGTGTCTGGTGAAAATGATGAACGGTTGGAGTGGCCTTGCACAGAAAGGCAGGTGACCTTCAAAATGCTGGATCAGAATTCCAACACCCAGCTGCAGATGTCCAAGCAATTAAGTATCACCACTGACCGACGGATTTTGACTGATG GCAACTATCTGTGGGGCAATCCTCGTCAGTTTGGATCTTCATACGTAGATGATACTGGTGAAACTATCTTTACCGGAACTCTGTTTGGCAGATCCTCTTTTGccaatgaaaatgaattaaaaaccaGAGAGTTCCTCAAGGGAGGAAGTGTCATTTTCACCTTTAGCTTCCAAG ATATCACTCCGCTAGTCAATGGAAGTGCACTACCAAGTCCTGAAGTGGTACCAGCAGAGATTAAATATCCTCCGAAAGATCTGAACAGAGGCTCTTGCGCATCAAG CACCAGCACTCCTAAACCTCACCAAACCACGAATGAGAGCAg CTTCATCACCCATGATCCCATGATGGAGACCACAGATTACAG CAACAGCACCAGTGATCCCCAGATGACAACAGATTACAA CACCACCACTCTTCCACCCCCAAAAACCACCAATGAGAGCAg CTTCATCACCCATGATCCCATGATGGAGACCACAGATTACAG CAATACCACCGATAATGCTCCCAGAACCACAAATGACAG CTTCACCACTCTTCCGACCCCAAAAACCACCAATGAGAGCAg CTTCATCACCCATGATCCCATGATGGAGACCACAGATTACAG CAATACCACCGATAATGCTCCCAGAACCACAAATGACAG CTTCACCACTCTTCCGACCCCAAAAACCACCAATGAGAGCAg CAACAGCACCAGTGATCCCCAGATGACAACAGATTACAA CTTCACCACTCTTCCACCCCCAAAAACCACCAATGAGAGCAg CTTCATCACCCATGATCCCATGATGGAGACCACAGATTACAG CAACAGCACCAGTGATCCCCAGATGACAACAGATTACAA CACCACCACTCTCCCACCCCCGAAAACCACCAATGAGAGCAg CTTCATCACCCATGATCCTTTGATGGAGACCACAGATTACAG CAACAGCACCAGTGATCCCCAGATGACAACAGATTACAA CACCACCACTCTTCCACCCCCAAAAACCACCAATGAGAGCAg CTTCATCACCCATGATCCCATGATGGAGACCACAGATTACAG CAATACCACCGATAATGCTCCCAGAACCACAAATGACAG CACCACCACTCTTCCGACCCCAAAAACCACCAATGAGAGCAg CAACAGCACCAGTGATCCCCAGATGACAACAGATTACAA CACCACCACTCTTCCACCCCCAAAAACCACCAATGAGAGCAg CTTCATCACCCATGATCCCATGATGGAGACCACAGATTACAG CAATACCACCGATAATGCTCCCAGAACCACAAATGACAG CACCACCACTCTTCCGACCCCAAAAACCACCAATGAGAGCAg CAACAGCACCAGTGATCCCCAGATGACAACAGATTACAA CTTCACCACTCTTCCGACCCCAAAAACCACCAATGAGAGCAg CTTCATCACCCATGATCCCCCGGAGACCACAGATTACAG CACCACCACCAGTGATCCCCAGATGACAACAGATTACAG CACTACCCCCCTTCGAGCCAACAAGAACCACGGATGA
- the LOC134861352 gene encoding meprin A subunit beta-like isoform X48, with translation MKGYIFLVVTLIVLLSFSQKTVGTEIVDIGESKSIEEANKGFWEDDILKPPPNTQRSAITDGDKLWTSPVPYVLDKDLEMNAKGLVLKAFDQFRLKSCFDFKPRDSEEYYISVKKLSGCFSYIGKVISNGQNLSIGANCDSIAVVEHEFLHALGFYHEQSRYDRDDYVTIVSENIQEGREHNFDKESNETTTTQGVPYDYWSVMHYGKDAFTNGNGSTIITKDPKFQDVIGQRLEVSPKDVLELNLLYKCNSTIAFQMQCSFSDETMCEMTSCSQSGLAWEMVTKVTGGPMSDHTNLPSGSGEQGEDAGYFMHVSTASGQEGDSAWLETHRMSLNREHHVQCLQFYYYHSGNMSDHLNIWIREFQDELDLKGTLRLMGQITGGPTKHWKLHHVSLNATEHFTVEFEARKGAGSSAGGFSIDDINLSEIECPHVTIQLDDFEPLLNSSRIGTFIYSPRQYSSGGYAYRVAVALNNSHFGLFVQLVSGENDERLEWPCTERQVTFKMLDQNSNTQLQMSKQLSITTDRRILTDGNYLWGNPRQFGSSYVDDTGETIFTGTLFGRSSFANENELKTREFLKGGSVIFTFSFQDITPLVNGSALPSPEVVPAEIKYPPKDLNRGSCASSTSTPKPHQTTNESSFITHDPMMETTDYSNSTSDPQMTTDYNTTTLPPPKTTNESSFITHDPMMETTDYSNTTDNAPRTTNDSFTTLPTPKTTNESSFITHDPMMETTDYSNTTDNAPRTTNDSFTTLPTPKTTNESSNSTSDPQMTTDYNFTTLPPPKTTNESSFITHDPLMETTDYSNTTDNAPRTTNDSFTTLPTPKTTNESSFITHDPPETTDYSTTTSDPQMTTDYSTTPLRANKNHG, from the exons ATGAAAGGCTACATTTTCCTTGTTGTGACCTTGATAGTTTTATTATCATTCTCACAAAAAACG GTCGGAACAGAGATAGTGG ATATCGGTGAAAGCAAGAGCATTGAAGAGGCAAACAAGG GTTTTTGGGAGGATGATATCCTGaag CCAccaccaaacacacagaggagtgCCATTACTGATGGGGACAAACTGTGGACATCCCCAGTCCCATATGTTTTGGACAAAGACCTTG AGATGAATGCTAAAGGACTCGTCCTGAAAGCCTTTGACCAGTTCAGGTTGAAGTCATGTTTTGACTTCAAACCAAGGGACTCAGAGGAGTATTACATCTCGGTCAAAAAGTTAAGCGG ATGTTTTTCATATATCGGGAAAGTAATATCCAACGGACAGAACCTCTCCATCGGGGCTAACTGTGATTCAATAGCAGTTGTTGAACATGAGTTCCTCCATGCTTTAGGCTTCTACCATGAACAGTCCAGATATGACCGAGATGATTATGTGACCATTGTTTCTGAGAACATCCAGGAAG GCCGTGAGCATAATTTTGACAAAGAAAGCAATGAAACCACCACCACCCAGGGAGTCCCGTACGACTACTGGTCAGTGATGCACTACGGAAAAGATGCGTTCACTAATGGCAACGGGTCAACTATTATAACCAAAGACCCAAAGTTCCAGGATGTGATTGGTCAGAGACTGGAAGTGAGTCCCAAAGATGTTCTGGAGCTGAACCTCCTCTACAAATGCA ATTCAACCATTGCTTTTCAGATGCAGTGCAGCTTCTCTGATGAGACCATGTGTGAAATGACTAGCTGTTCACAGAGTGGGCTTGCCTGGGAAATGGTAACAAAGGTTACAGGGGGTCCTATGTCTGACCACACCAATCTACCCAGTGGCAGTGGTGAACAAG GTGAAGATGCGGGTTACTTCATGCATGTTAGCACGGCATCAGGTCAGGAGGGAGACTCAGCCTGGCTGGAGACCCACAGGATGAGTCTCAATAGGGAGCATCATGTCCAGTGTCTCCAGTTCTACTATTACCACAGTGGGAACATGTCAGACCACCTCAACATCTGGATCAGAGAGTTTCAGGATGAATTGGACCTCAAGGGAACCCTACGTCTCATGGGACAGATCACTG GTGGACCAACAAAACACTGGAAGCTCCATCATGTTTCCTTGAATGCCACCGAGCACTTCACGGTGGAGTTTGAGGCTCGTAAAGGAGCAGGAAGTTCTGCAGGCGGCTTCTCAATCGATGACATCAATCTGTCAGAGATCGAATGTCCACATGTTACTATTCAGCTTGATGACTTTGAGCCACTTTTGAACTCTAGTAGAATCGGCACCTTTATTTACAGCCCTCGGCAATACTCCAGCGGGGGCTATGCTTATAGGGTTGCGGTTGCACTGAATAATTCACATTTCGGATTGTTTGTGCAACTCGTGTCTGGTGAAAATGATGAACGGTTGGAGTGGCCTTGCACAGAAAGGCAGGTGACCTTCAAAATGCTGGATCAGAATTCCAACACCCAGCTGCAGATGTCCAAGCAATTAAGTATCACCACTGACCGACGGATTTTGACTGATG GCAACTATCTGTGGGGCAATCCTCGTCAGTTTGGATCTTCATACGTAGATGATACTGGTGAAACTATCTTTACCGGAACTCTGTTTGGCAGATCCTCTTTTGccaatgaaaatgaattaaaaaccaGAGAGTTCCTCAAGGGAGGAAGTGTCATTTTCACCTTTAGCTTCCAAG ATATCACTCCGCTAGTCAATGGAAGTGCACTACCAAGTCCTGAAGTGGTACCAGCAGAGATTAAATATCCTCCGAAAGATCTGAACAGAGGCTCTTGCGCATCAAG CACCAGCACTCCTAAACCTCACCAAACCACGAATGAGAGCAg CTTCATCACCCATGATCCCATGATGGAGACCACAGATTACAG CAACAGCACCAGTGATCCCCAGATGACAACAGATTACAA CACCACCACTCTTCCACCCCCAAAAACCACCAATGAGAGCAg CTTCATCACCCATGATCCCATGATGGAGACCACAGATTACAG CAATACCACCGATAATGCTCCCAGAACCACAAATGACAG CTTCACCACTCTTCCGACCCCAAAAACCACCAATGAGAGCAg CTTCATCACCCATGATCCCATGATGGAGACCACAGATTACAG CAATACCACCGATAATGCTCCCAGAACCACAAATGACAG CTTCACCACTCTTCCGACCCCAAAAACCACCAATGAGAGCAg CAACAGCACCAGTGATCCCCAGATGACAACAGATTACAA CTTCACCACTCTTCCACCCCCAAAAACCACCAATGAGAGCAg CTTCATCACCCATGATCCTTTGATGGAGACCACAGATTACAG CAATACCACCGATAATGCTCCCAGAACCACAAATGACAG CTTCACCACTCTTCCGACCCCAAAAACCACCAATGAGAGCAg CTTCATCACCCATGATCCCCCGGAGACCACAGATTACAG CACCACCACCAGTGATCCCCAGATGACAACAGATTACAG CACTACCCCCCTTCGAGCCAACAAGAACCACGGATGA